In the Syngnathus scovelli strain Florida chromosome 8, RoL_Ssco_1.2, whole genome shotgun sequence genome, one interval contains:
- the LOC125974191 gene encoding arginine and glutamate-rich protein 1-B isoform X2, whose protein sequence is MGRSRSRSSSRSKHSKSSKHSKKRSRSRSRDRPKKRSKSRESKRNRRRDSRSRSRSATTSSRRERAASPPERIDIFGRTLSKRNALDEKQRKEEEERKAEMERQRKIRQQEIEEKLIEEETARRVEELVAKRVEEELEKRKDEIEREVLRRVEEAKRIMERQLLEELERQRHAELAAQKAREGPHSPDETVNIQLFYVECFHQLCRYTGKENTRKKNLSGRSLKKFWRRITVRLQRPRQNWLKISCA, encoded by the exons ATGGGCCGTTCTCGAAGCCGAAGTTCATCCCGCTCCAAACACTCTAAAAGCAGCAAACACAGTAAGAAAAGGAGTCGGTCACGGTCCAGAGACAGACCAAAGAAGCGCTCCAAGTCAAGAGAATCTAAGAGGAACAGGCGCAGGGATTCTCGTTCTCGTTCCCGTTCTGCCACAACCTCATCTCGCAGGGAGAGAGCGGCATCCCCGCCGGAGCGTATCGACATTTTTGGAAGGACATTGAGCAAGAGGAATGCCCTAGACGAAAAGCAgaggaaggaggaagaggaaagaAAAGCTGAAATGGAACGGCAAAGAAAAAT TCGCCAGCAGGAGATTGAAGAAAAACTTATAGAAGAAGAAACAGCTCGGCGCGTAGAAGAGCTGGTGGCCAAGCGGGTGGAAGAGGAACTGGAGAAGCGTAAGGATGAGATTGAGCGGGAGGTGTTGCGTCGCGTCGAGGAGGCAAAGCGCATCATGGAACGACAGCTGCTGGAGGAGCTGGAAAGACAGCGACATGCTGAGTTGGCAGCACAAAAGGCCAGAGAG GGGCCACACAGTCCGGACGAGACAGTAAATATACAACTGTTTTATGTGGAATGCTTTCACCAGTTGTGTAGGTACACAGGCAAGGAAAATAC GAGGAAGAAAAATCTAAGCGGGAGGAGCTTGAAAAAATTTTGGAGGAGAATAACCGTAAGATTGCAGAGGCCCAGGCAAAACTG